In Corylus avellana chromosome ca2, CavTom2PMs-1.0, the following proteins share a genomic window:
- the LOC132172722 gene encoding glutathione S-transferase-like — MAGRKVYGTLNSPATLKVLACLFEHDLDVELVPVNLDAGEHKKKPFVSMNPFGQVPVYEDGGIKQFESRAIIRSMSFEYGKKGEELIFWDDRKQAVVANWIDVEGHQFEPPALKLINEMVIKPKNGLAPDQGVVAEAEAELGNVLDVYEARLAKSKYLGSDRYTIADMLHLPNLQSLVGTTAKKLIESRPHVKAWCSQILARPAWGKVLEMKRKAQA; from the exons atggcagGCCGGAAAGTCTATGGCACCCTCAACTCGCCGGCCACATTGAAGGTTTTGGCATGCCTCTTTGAACATGATCTTGATGTTGAGCTTGTTCCAGTCAATCTCGATGCTGGAGAGCACAAAAAGAAACCCTTTGTTTCTATGAAT CCATTTGGTCAAGTTCCAGTATACGAGGACGGTGGAATCAAGCAATTTG AATCAAGAGCAATAATTAGAAGCATGAGCTTTGAGTACGGCAAGAAAGGAGAAGAGCTTATCTTTTGGGACGACAGGAAGCAGGCGGTAGTAGCCAATTGGATTGATGTTGAGGGTCACCAGTTTGAGCCACCGGCATTGAAACTAATTAATGAGATGGTGATTAAGCCGAAGAATGGCTTGGCTCCAGACCAAGGTGTGGTGGCTGAGGCTGAAGCCGAGTTAGGCAATGTTCTTGATGTGTATGAAGCCAGGCTAGCAAAATCAAAGTATTTGGGATCTGATAGATACACCATTGCTGATATGCTTCACCTCCCGAATTTGCAGAGCCTTGTGGGAACGACAGCCAAGAAGCTCATTGAATCGCGACCTCATGTGAAAGCATGGTGCTCTCAGATCCTGGCTCGACCTGCATGGGGAAAGGTGCTTGAGATGAAGCGTAAGGCACAAGCCTAG
- the LOC132169122 gene encoding uncharacterized protein LOC132169122 has product MLKLPFEVTFESLKTELMQILPNNQLLGAAVALALVAISAAYIYCTSKPKAIKVHGVHLSTATQRVLATLYEKELEFELVPVDMEAREHKKEPFLSLNPFGQIPAFEDGDLKLFESRAINKYISHKHADKGTRLESGDMKQKAIIGVWMEVEAHQFDPAASKLTWELAVKPVLGMVTDKAIVEENEAKLSQSVGSNTRSTGKSKARVVGKKAKAVKSSGSGGPSQSSNAIKNKEALKKKNTASGSTAGPQASTILKKGKGKGQPTHAPREFVIPRLVDEREHTPPPGFGAERGATPPPVEGQNDDLAPFEPGVGITLPASWGRVEGTEDSLEIPVMVTGGPASRTRTSDRIRGIFRSTPTRAPVHIDLTEEVPAGTQPSRTGPRTRGGGTGRKTMGGGPRRAKMGRGFAIRGGVGIDVAGRGGAGRGGVGISVAGRSGAGRGGVAAPTTAAPPHADGTIAKSDNIAKLKGERIATTVEKGIEIMEGFVERPGLQKLGIVLNLDSDKKGVGGNAVASNETEVPSKRNPSKELWYHGSVEIPYHGSVEIDCIFLFLFYLLFVLNYSSPSAIMAPIKVHGLPLSPATQRVLATLYEKELEFELVPVDMKAGEHKKEPFLSLNPFGQIPAFEDGDLKLFESRAITKYIAHQYADKGTDLACGDTKLKAIIGVAIEVEAHQYDPIASTLSWELALKPVFGMVTDKAVVEENEAKLAKVLDIYEGRLAHSKYLACDCFTLADLHHLPTVQCLLGTEAKKLFDSRPHVSAWAADITARPAWCKVLALQNH; this is encoded by the exons ATGTTGAAGTTGCCGTTCGAGGTGACCTTTGAGTCTCTCAAAACGGAGCTCATGCAAATACTACCCAATAACCAGCTGCTGGGGGCAGCCGTTGCTCTTGCTTTGGTTGCCATTTCTGCTGCCTATATATATTGCACCAGCAAACCCAAAG CCATCAAAGTCCACGGAGTCCATCTCTCAACAGCTACACAGCGGGTTCTAGCTACCCTTTATGAGAAAGAGCTTGAATTTGAGCTTGTTCCTGTAGACATGGAAGCTCGTGAACATAAAAAAGAACCCTTCCTCTCCCTCAAT CCATTCGGTCAAATTCCTGCTTTTGAAGATGGAGATTTGAAGCTCTTTG AATCAAGGGCAATTAATAAGTACATTTCCCACAAGCATGCTGACAAGGGGACCCGTCTGGAAAGCGGAGACATGAAGCAGAAAGCAATCATAGGGGTGTGGATGGAGGTGGAGGCCCACCAATTCGACCCGGCAGCTTCAAAGCTTACTTGGGAGTTGGCAGTGAAGCCAGTGTTAGGCATGGTCACCGACAAGGCAATTGTGGAGGAGAACGAAGCAAAGCTG TCACAAAGTGTTGGGTCCAATACTCGATCAACTGGTAAAAGCAAGGCACGTGTTGTGGGCAAG AAAGCTAAGGCGGTGAAAAGTAGTGGCAGTGGTGGTCCTAGCCAGTCATCAAATGCAATAAAG AATAAAGAGgccttgaagaagaagaatacaGCATCTGGGTCAACCGCTGGTCCACAAGCATCAACCATACTGAAG AAGGGTAAGGGGAAAGGTCAGCCTACACATGCTCCACGTGAATTTGTAATCCCCAGACTTGTTGATGAAAGAGAGCACACCCCTCCCCCTGGATTTGGAGCAGAAAGAGGCGCAACACCTCCACCTGTTGAAGGCCAAAATGACGATCTCGCCCCCTTTGAACCTGGGGTAGGAATTACCTTACCTGCATCATGGGGCAGGGTGGAAGGTACAGAAGATTCCCTTGAAATTCCTGTAATGGTCACAGGAGGTCCTGCATCAAGGACTCGTACATCTGATAGGATTAGAGGTATTTTCCGTAGTACACCGACCCGGGCTCCTGTACATATTGACCTCACTGAAGAGGTCCCCGCTGGAACTCAACCTTCACGTACAGGGCCTAGAACTAGAGGTGGTGGAACTGGACGGAAAACTATGGGTGGTGGACCAAGACGGGCTAAAATGGGGAGGGGATTTGCAATTCGAGGTGGTGTAGGCATTGATGTTGCAGGCAGAGGTGGGGCAGGTAGAGGTGGGGTAGGCATAAGTGTTGCAGGCAGAAGTGGTGCAGGCAGAGGTGGTGTAGCTGCACCTACTACTGCTGCACCTCCACATGCTGATGGTACTATAGCAAAGTCTGATAATATCGCAAAGTTGAAAGGAGAACGCATTGCAACAACAGTAGAAAAGGGTATTGAAATTATGGAAG GCTTTGTGGAAAG ACCAGGTCTTCAGAAGCTCGGTATTGTTCTGAATCTTGATTCAGACAAGAAAGGAGTTGGTGGAAATGCTGTAGCAAGTAATGAAACAGAGGTTCCTTCCAAGAGAAACCCATCTAAAGAGTTGTGGTATCATGGGTCCGTTGAGATTCCGTATCATGGGTCCGTTGAGATTGATTG catcttcctcttccttttctATCTCTTGTTTGTTCTAAATTACTCATCACCATCTGCAATCATGGCACCCATCAAAGTCCATGGACTCCCTCTCTCACCAGCTACACAGCGGGTTCTAGCTACCCTTTATGAGAAAGAGCTTGAATTTGAGCTTGTGCCTGTAGACATGAAAGCTGGTGAACATAAGAAAGAACCCTTCCTGTCTCTCAAT CCATTCGGTCAAATTCCAGCTTTTGAAGATGGAGATTTGAAGCTCTTTG AATCAAGGGCAATTACTAAGTACATCGCCCACCAGTATGCTGACAAGGGGACCGATCTGGCATGCGGAGACACTAAACTGAAAGCAATCATAGGGGTGGCGATTGAGGTGGAGGCTCACCAATACGACCCGATAGCTTCAACGCTTTCCTGGGAATTGGCATTGAAGCCAGTGTTTGGCATGGTTACCGACAAGGCAGTTGTGGAGGAGAACGAAGCTAAGCTGGCTAAGGTTCTTGATATTTATGAGGGTCGGCTGGCTCATTCAAAATACTTGGCATGTGACTGCTTCACCTTGGCAGATTTGCACCACCTGCCCACTGTTCAATGCTTGTTGGGCACAGAAGCCAAAAAGCTCTTTGATTCACGCCCCCATGTCAGTGCCTGGGCAGCTGATATCACGGCACGGCCAGCTTGGTGCAAGGTCCTTGCCCTGCAGAACCACTAA